In one Lolium rigidum isolate FL_2022 chromosome 3, APGP_CSIRO_Lrig_0.1, whole genome shotgun sequence genomic region, the following are encoded:
- the LOC124701005 gene encoding zerumbone synthase, whose amino-acid sequence MSASAAAAPSSSSAPRLEGKVALVTGGASGIGEAIVRLFRQHGAKVCIADVNDEAGQQVCDSLGGDPSVLFVHCDVTIEEDISRAVDAAAEKFGTLDIMVNNAGITGDKVTDIRNLDFAEVKKVFDINVHGMLLGMKHAARVMIPNSKGSIVSLASVASVLGGLGPHAYTASKHAVVGLTKSVALELGRHGIRVNCVSPYAVPTALSMPHLPQGEQKGDAVRDFLAFVGSEANLKGVDLLPKDVAEAVLYLASDEARYISALNLVVDGGFTSVNRNLKAFED is encoded by the exons ATGTcggcctccgccgctgccgctccttcatcctcctccgcgCCGCG GTTGGAAGGCAAGGTAGCACTTGTCACCGGTGGCGCTTCCGGTATCGGCGAAGCCATCGTCCGGCTCTTCAGGCAGCATGGTGCGAAGGTTTGCATAGCAGATGTCAACGACGAAGCCGGCCAGCAGGTCTGCGACTCCCTCGGAGGCGACCCCAGCGTCCTGTTTGTCCACTGCGACGTCACGATTGAGGAGGACATAAGCCGGGCCGTGGATGCGGCGGCCGAGAAGTTTGGCACCCTCGACATCATGGTGAACAATGCCGGCATTACGGGCGACAAGGTCACGGACATTAGGAACCTCGACTTTGCCGAGGTGAAGAAGGTGTTCGACATCAACGTGCACGGCATGCTGCTCGGGATGAAGCACGCGGCGCGCGTCATGATCCCGAACAGCAAGGGGTCCATCGTGTCTCTGGCCAGCGTTGCCAGCGTCCTCGGAGGGTTGGGGCCGCACGCGTACACCGCTTCGAAGCACGCGGTGGTGGGTCTCACCAAGAGTGTTGCCCTGGAGCTGGGGAGGCACGGGATACGGGTGAACTGCGTGTCTCCCTACGCTGTTCCCACGGCGCTCTCCATGCCGCATTTGCCCCAGGGAGAGCAGAAGGGCGACGCAGTGAGagattttcttgcatttgttggAAGTGAGGCGAACCTGAAAGGCGTCGATCTGCTACCCAAGGATGTTGCTGAGGCGGTGCTCTACTTGGCGAGCGACGAAGCAAGGTACATCAGCGCGCTCAACCttgtggttgatggtggcttTACTTCTGTAAACCGCAATCTGAAAGCATTTGAGGACTAG